cttcaagtgaGAGTCTGGACTCTGAAATAGGGTacaaggaaagaaaagatttGTTAAAGATTGCGAGCGAATCCTGATAGTCTGGATTGACAAAGTCATACTCGATTGGAACACTCACCCAAAACTGGAATACTGAAGTCACAATTTCATCTGGaattctttgcaactttgGGAGAGGCATGAGAAGGTCTTGAAACGATTGGAAGATCTTTAAGTTGAGATCTTTCCAGTTCAAGGCAAGAagattgttgaagtagtcCAAAATCCTGGCCCAAAACTTAAATTTTATTGGGCCAAAgtcatcaaagtcaagcATGTACTTGTTCACAACAGCCACAAGACCGGACAATATAGGATTGAAAGTGCCGATGACGTCCTTGTGGTTCGCAGTAGTTGTTTCGGCCCATCGACTAACGTCAACAACTCCAGGCAACACAACATCATACACCATTTGCCAAGAAGGCAAATATTTACCATGAGTATCTaagatttgaaagagtGTTTGAATAGCACCTTCTCTCACTTGTGCTCTGGAATCAGACGATAGTTCGGACAACCTTGCAAGAAGGTAAATGTTGAGACCCTGGTTGAAAGCTATGGTATTTTTATCACATTTAGCCAATACGTTTTCAAGCTCCTGTAGATTGCCAGCCTCCTTAAGTGTCGATTCATCAGCACTTGATGTGACCATGTCCATATGAGATCGTATAGAGTCACTTATTGACCAAAAGTAGGACACGGCAGAAAACGAAAGGTTAAGGTCATGTTCCTGTGAGCAGAAGTTCACAAGGGTGTCGATGAGTGTCTTCAAGTGTTCCTCTGGaagagaaatcaagaacTCATCAAGTATGAGCTTCAACGTGTCGAAGGATGTGGAAATCAATAGTCGTGTCTTCTCgtcgagcttcttgtcttgaACTGCGTTGGTTCTTTGGAATACGGAACGCAATATAGAAAAGACAAGCCCCCAGCAATTTTTGTAGCGATTGTCGTACTCGTCAATAAGACTTCTGAGTGTAGTGAGCACGGTTAAGTGCATTTCAGTCTCGCAATTAGACACAAGCAACTCTTCGGGCTTTGGAAGCACgaagagctttttgatgaaagtaATGAATGCATTCAACGACATCTCCGCGAGATCATCTGTGTTGTCTTTCTTGCTAAAaccttctttggtgacACTCACCACAATGTCGTTCATGGAAGAGACGTAGAAAGTCCTCGTGTGGTATTGAATGCTTCGATCTGTTGCCATATCGGTGAGATAGGCAATAACGTGATCCCAAACGGCTTTGTTATCGAGCAAGAGCGATGGATGTGCAGTCAGAATCAGTACTAGCTGAGTGATAAAGAAGCTCTTATTGAATGGACAAGGCTGCAAAGTGGTACCTCTCCCTTTGTTATTGTGCAAAAGAGTAAGCACATTGACCAATTCctcaaaagagctcgaCTGGTAGGCACTGAAACTGTCTAAAAGTTTCGCTTTagcattcttgatgatcaaTGCATCTTGACTGCCAATTTGTGGCTCAGGCACCTTTCGAAGgtccttgttgttggcgtAACCACTGTAGTCGTCAGCACCATTGAGAAAGTAGTCCACCCACTGAAATGTGATCCACAAAATGTTCCAGGAGTCTTGCAATGTGAGACCTAAGGAAATCGCCAAGTTCGTCAAGGCTCTAAAACACATTATTTGTCTGGAAGTAAACACTCTTGAGCCTAGTTGCACTGCACTGTCCTCTGGGGCACTAGAAGCGGGAGTACTCTCTTCGAATTGAGCACTCTGTGCATTTTGTGGAGACGACTGTTGAATTGTCGAGCTGATTGTGTCCACTATTGTTTCACCCAATGCAAGTAGATTAGAATTGGCTTGTTTCTGTGTCTTCATTGGGTTCGGGTCCCTCAACACATGTTCAGAAATAAGCAAAAGTAGATCTTCCCGTAACTGAGAGATCCCTAAGAGCCCCACAGAGTGAGTATACCGTTGAAGAGCTCTCACAACACCGTGGAAGTACTCACTGTCGGTAGGGCAGTGAaggaacttcttgaaaagcttgaatACCTCTGGAAATATGGTCTCATTGAACGTAGTGATAAAGTCAACGTCGGCTTCGATGTTGCTAGAGCTTGAATTCGCAGAAAGATTGGAGACAAACTCCGAAACTCCATCGGAGATGCTGATAAGTACTTTGTATGCTAAGTGGGCTGGGTAAAGTGGTGGCACAGACGCTGGAGGATCTGTTTTATCCAAGTGATCAAGAATGGATACCTTGAGCGTCGCATTTTGTTTCGAGAGACGTTGTAGTGGTGCTCTATCAGCCGAGGGCACCTGTTCGTGGGTTTCcgaaaaaagaagtggcATGTTAGACTCCAAGTAATGGTTGAGCACCACCAAGACCTCTTTTATCACGTTCTTTTTCGTCTCATGCTTGTCGTGGGTTTCGTATAGACGGCGCAACACGTCAAAATTCCCAAATAGCGCCTTATACATTTCCAAGACAAGGATCTTCACCCAGAACGGTGTTGCTGTTGACAGACCATCTCCGGATATATTTGTCACCGACAGAGATCGCGAAGACTCATCGTCAATATCTAGCAAAAGATGGTTTGTGGATGAAAGCACAATTTCCGTTTCCATGCCCAAGTGGTGAGATTGAGTCGCCATGAGCAAGTGAATGATTCGAAGCGCCCTGACTACATCAGGAAAGCTATGGGTAGGCGAATTGACTAGTCTGAGCAACGCAGGAAACGTTTTCAAGCGGCACACTGCAATAAGTTCAGGATGGGCATCGAACGTTGACTTATTCTGCAGAAGCACGTTCTCAATAATCTCTAAAACTGCCACATGGCGAATCTGGATATCTGGATCAAAGTAGCCAACCTCGTCATCCGATATCAACGCACTAAGGTCTGTAAACACCCTATAGCACTCGACTTCCAAAGCATCCAATTGATAAGTCTGAGGCTTCTCAGAGCCTGCATCGGCAAGCTCCACTGTGCTCAACTCGTCTCCCTGCTGGTGATCCCGAAGTTTTTCATAAAGCGAAGAGAACACTTGTTGCATGGCCGCAGAGGCCGTATTGGAAACAGCAGAACTGCCAGAGTTCATAAGCAGACACAACACCGCCacaagcaacaagaagctctgGCCGTGAATGCTGTAATTCTGCATGAGCCCAGGCACCGTCTGGAGGATTTTAAGCTGGCACTCAAGTGGCGCAGAGTTCACATCGTTTTTGTAGAATGACTGAAGAAGGTCAGTTGCAAATATCTCTGGGAGGGACTTTGACGCAATGAGTCTCGGCAAAACTGAGAGCGCATGAACCATAAGCTTTGGGCCTGCACCAACAGCCATCATAAAGGGGATGCAGACTTTGTGTTGGAGATTTTCGTTCTCGTTGAGGGCAGTCCGGGGAGACACCTGCTTGGCTTGTTCTAGGGCAGCTTCGACGGCCGAGCGGATGTCAGAGTGCTTGCGACGACATTCAGAGAGAAGGACGTCCAAGTCGTGTTTCAATTGGCCCACAGTGGTCATTTTGTGGGGAAGAGTTACTGGTTGAACTAAGTTTCCACGGTGGGAGTATTAGTGTTGATAGTAGCACGTGATCCAGAGTCACGGGCGAGCCCACTTATTCAGAGTTGGAGTACATCAGTACAGCGCGGTATGCAGTAATGATCTAGTAGTCTGAAGAAAGATCTAATTTAAGGGCACGGAAACTTATTCTCTAACTTTCCTGCTCGTGTGTCTTGGAACTACATAAGTGGCTGTTCCAATTTCGGTGAGCATATGAATAACGGTGAATGAAATACACATACTTCATTGCGTGAAAGCTCGCTGTTAAggctttttctttatcTCGGGATACGAAGCTAAGGACAGACGCAGATATGCTTTGTAAAAGCAGTGGGATATCCTCATGAAATGACTGCCTTTTTGTTCCGTTTAAATTTTAAATTTCAATCACAAAGGGATATTCTTTGATGACTGATTATAGCCTTCAAGAACGTTAAGGACACTTATGGCGACGACATTGCTACTCACATGGTGaagttcatcaatgatgagGATAAAGCTCAAAAGTATTTTGATGCATTCAGAAATGAACAGGCAACAAATTAGACTAAGATCTTCAGTGATTGTGTTTCCTATGAGTCACTTCGTTGCATTCAAAGGATAAAGCCCTTCCATGAATTTgagagatttgaaagaggcttttttttttatttgcaACGTAGATCCCTAGGGACGAGTATTCTTCGATGATTACGGGATGAAAAAGACAGGATGACTTGATTAGAGACAAGAGTGTTCATAAAAGTGCTTGGCAAGCACAGGCATTCGTTTCACTTATGCAATTCATGCCAGTTCTGGAGGAAATCCATGACAGATATGTCGCACAGATTCATGATGGACAAGAAAGGAAAGTCTTTGATTGATGGCCTCAATTCTACGAACGTCACCGTCTTATCATCTCAACTTCGCAAACACTCAGAATTCTTGCCCTGATACGTGCCCATTGTACCAAAATAATTTAGAACTAGTGGAGGCGATAGGCTATTTTAAACGGTTCACAAAGGCCAAAACCGTCGCCAAGGGTTCACTAGAGATCAGAAACCAATCTAGACTGTCGCTTTTAATAACAGTAGCGCTATAAAGATGACAGAAAAGTTATTTCTTCATCTAAGAGAAAACGTTTGAGGTCTGTTAACCATGATTTCATCCAAGGACAGACTCAAACAcaatcttcaacaatcATATATGCAATCATAGAGATATACCCATCTCAACACACATGCCAAATAAAATTGGCCAAATCTCAAGATCCCAAAAATGAGAAACTCAGGAGTTGGGCCTCTAAAAGTTAGGAAGCCATGCGCCAATGCCTAGCTTGGTATAGACTTCGTGAGAAGAGCATCATGCGTACTTTATTTGAGAGTCCTTATTTCTGCATTCCTCCAACACTATACTTCATTGACTGTCAGACGCCCTTCATAGAATTGTCTTAGCCATTTTAAAAACATTACATGAATGCATTATTCACTTTACTCGAACCAGAGGAATTGCACACGTATGAATTTACTCAGAAGTGTGGCGAGTGAAAGGGTAGCTCTCGATATGAGAAACAGAATCTCACAATTAAAGTGAGCTTGCCTTACTTGGTTGACTCTCCTAACAAAGAAAGTACCATAAAACAGACTTCAGGACCTCAACCTGACCGCtattttctttctgctcATTCATTTTTGTGTAACGCAGACCAAGGAATTGATGTCTCAGATAAGCTCAGCCAGAATCTAcccaactttttttttcccttcaGCTGGTGTACAGCTTTTTTAATCCAGAGCCCTTCACTACACGGGCTTCTTCCCAAAAGTTCAACCAGCTGTCCTTCACACCCGACGTACTAGGACAAGGGAGgtaaatggctgcaaaccaAAGTAGGGAGCGTGGGTGGGCCCTTTACCTATCTGCAGGACGGGGCCAAAAACACTTTTGCGGACATCGGTGATGGACCCAGGTGGTTGGATGCAGgaccatttttttttcacacCACTTCAAATGCTTTCCAAGGGCGTGGTTCAAGCAGGAAGCAGTCTAAAAAGACTCTCCCGGTATCTCCATAGTGGTGCAACggtgcttttttttttctggtcCCTGTGGCACGTGCGGCTGTATCAGCCCTGCCCACCGATATGCCCGAGCGCGTTCCCTCGGACATATCGGCGACCCTATATAAGGCGACCAAGGcccccaaaaaaaatacgTACTTcaaccttcaacaaataaacaacaacaccaacatGTCTTTGaccgaggaagagatcaTCCCCCACAAGACGGATGTGGGGGCGCTTGCCAACAGAATCAACATGGAGACCAGAACGCTCCACAACAAAATCGACAAACTCGTTACCTTAAAATTCGCCTTGGCTTTGAGAGACTACAAGATCTACAGACAAGGGTTGCAGAGTTTCTACCATGTATTTGCCATGGTGGAGAGACAACTCCATGCGCAGTTGGCGAAGAATGACGAGTGGAGCGAgttgttgcaaaaagtgtGGAAGCCTGTGATCGCCCGCAGTGAGCCTGCCCAGCAGGACTTGTTGTTCTACTACAACGACAGAAAGGAGAAATTCATGAACCCTATCATGCCTGCTCAGATCGAGTTTGTCGAGCACATCACCAAGGTGACGCTGGAAAAGCCATACCTTTTGTTTGCCTACTTGCACGTTATGTACTTGGCACTTTTCGCCGGTGGGCGTGTGATGAGGCTGTCAATCTCGAGAGCAACCGGCTTGTTCCCGCAGAAGGACGGCTTGAATCATGACGACATTGTGAAGCTCGGaacaaacttcttcagGTTCGACGTGGACGACGAAAACACCTTCAGACTCCTCTACAAGAGAGACTACGAGTTGGCTACCAGAAACGCCTTAACCGAAGAACAGAAGCTCGACATCATCGAGGAGTCCAAGTACATCTTCCAGCAGAACGCCAAGTGCGTGATCGAGTTGGAGCACCACAACTTGACCcgcatcaagaagaagtggtcGTACTTCTTTGCCACGAGAGGGTACTACGTTGCGATTGCCCTCTTCGCCATTGCCGCGTTGTTGGTGCTCAGCAAGCTCCTTAGAACACTTTTTTAAATGAATGGGGTCTCTCGCTCCCCGAGGTTTGTGCCGTCGTTTATGGCATGTATGTATAATAGAGGTCCTAGTGGGACATTAATAAATTCGTCAAGGAACGCTATAGATGGTTACGGAGGCTCCAGAGAGTTTAAGGTTTACTAAGTCTCAAGACTCCGAGTCTCTGATATGTCTATTCAATATAACGGACCTATGCCACATTCAGCCGTGTAAGCCACATTTTCATGAAGAGTTAAGATAAAATCTTTAGATTTTGGATCCATGGCCTTATCTGATCCTTCTGTAAACCCAAAATTCCACTataccttctttttctttttcgctggttcttcctcgtcttcctcctcttcttcctcttcttcttcctcttcttcttcctcctcttcctcttcccCTTCCTCTTCACTAgaatcatcatcctcaccTTCACTTCCATCTTCACCATCCTCAGACAGCTGCTCCTGCTCACTGTCGTTGTAGTACTCGCTGATCTCATTCGTGACTCCCTCTTCGTGGTCTTTTCTCCACATTTCAATCCACGCCTCGATTCTCGCCTGGTTCTCCTTCATGTCGTCGTCATTGTTGGAGTTCAACGTGATCACAATCTCTTCGTTGTAGGCCTGGTTGGCGTCGTTCAAAATCACCTCCATGATCTCACAATCCATGTTttcttcgatttttttATCGCTGTACTTTCTCTCCTTCAATCGGTCATACAAAAGTGCCGTTTCTGTTCTGAGAACTACTACGAGGTCGATCAATCTTTTGGGGAAGATATCACAGCAGTGCCAGTCCACAATAGCACCACCATCTCTCAAGTCGTTTTCCAATCCATCTAGTAGCTTGTCTTCGTCTACAACGCCAGTATCACGCTCTTTGTCATAACTTTCAATACAATCTCTCTCTTTAGCGAGCTCGCTGATATTGTAGTGCTTGTAGTCGGATTTCGGAAGCGTTTGCAAGAGGTTTCTGGATAGGCTGGTTTTACCACAACCAGGTGTTCCtgtgatgatgatgttggGGTGGTATCTTGTGGGTTTAGGTgtcatttttgttggtgaagatgaaacTACTGTTGAAGTTTGGCGATGGGCATCGAGAGAGGCGCACGTGATCTTCTACCAAAAAGTCAAGAGACAAGACCTGAGAGGAAAAAACGAAAGCGCTCTGGGGTTCATGCATTAGACATTATCCTATGTTAAAATTGCGGACGTCCCAGTATCGTTATGGGTGTTTGTCAAATAGATGTATGAAATCCAACGCCAGTccagtggctgcgaaaatatCTATGTATCATAATAATGTGGTTATCATTAGTCGTTAAGAAATGCCGTGCTGGTCTCAACTGACACAGCACGAGTAACTGAAGCTGCTTCTCACCTGATAGATCACAAATGAGTGAAGCtggttcttgaagaattgaatgACTTGCCGGCTGTCTGAATGGAAACTTGAATGGTGCTACAAAAACGAAATGACCCAATGAAGCAGTACAGCTGTATCGTGCAATGACGTCAAGTAAGGTGCCAACCATTTGTTGCCTTTCCGAAGTAACATCATGGTAATGTCGTGCGTTAGTTGTCCTCACTTTTAGAAAAAAACAACGAACCAGAACAGGGGAGTTTGTCTGCTAACCATAGCCAAATTAGCTGACAAAGGTAGTATCATGTCTAGTTCAGAGGCAAAATCCTCATGTTTTTGCTGCCAATGGTCCAGTTGATCTTGTAGATATCAGAGCCATTTGACCTGGTCGATATGTTTGCCGAAGTACCCGCAGATCAAGCTCATTCCTGTCAACTCAAACCTTCAATTGTAACCTTCTCCCTTTTGGCATCACACGGTCCCGCCGCTTAAATCGTTTCTTGGTTCTCTGAGATGCGCCTGGTAGGGTGGAGGCGGCGGCTCATACTTCGGTGGAGGAGTAGCCACTGGTTGCAAGCCGTCTAGAGTATCGGTCACCTGAGTCACTGGGCGAGGCTGGTAGGAGGCCACACGCTGTTGGGAAGGATTCTGTTGCTGAGAGCTTGTCTGCTGAGCGGCTTTAGGCTGGAAAAGTTTCCTGACGGATTTCTGGGATATGAAAGCGAAGGCAACGATGCCAACTAGGAGGCAGAGGGAGATCACGATGCCCACTACCCCTTCTGCACCCGCACGTTTAACAAGACGATGTTCTTGGGGTTCCCATGGGATGAACatcagagaaggagagatttctttgtgatttttaggaaaagaagagtagGAGGTTAGGAGGTGGATCCTACATGGGTGGAATCTGGGGGGATTGCTCAACCTTGGCGGTCACGTGAGACGAACAGGATCTTGGAGTCCAAGAAGTCAAACCGAGATTTGCAGATGGATATATGAAAAGCGTGGACATTAAGCACAGAACGAATGACGTTCTGATAATAGATGCATTGTATGGTGGTGCCAAGTTTGATGTGTCGCTAAGTGCGGCAGTCTTCTTTTGACTCGGAATCACGGGAAAGACCCGTGAGCCACTAGACACGAATGCGTTTATCTTTATCTAAGAATGAGTCATTTAATTGAATTTGATTTGCTTAACTATTTGTTCATTAATCACCTTGAGGGTTGACTCTCGGAAATGCGATAGGGGTCTACGACCCtacatttcgcagccattctgaTAGCAACGATAACCGAATACGAAGAATACCTCCCTAAcacgagaaaaaaaaagaacaataGGCACACGGAAGCTTGATTAATAAGAATAGATGCTTCTATATTAGATGAGTCTTTTCACTACCAGTAGCAAATAAATGCGAGTCTCAAACTACTCTAAGCCAACCACCCATATATACCCAGAAAAGACCCATGCAGCAGATTCGAGAGCCCCAGATTCACCAGCCCCATGCTTCTAAAGATTCTGCACCGAGGAGGGGAACCCAACACTGACAACAATGCAATTCCCAGCCACTGCGTTATCAGTGTAAAAAATCCCAACATCAGCCTTTCTACTATTAACGATAAGCTCCACAGATCAAGACCAATCGCAGACGATCGCTTGCAGCCACAGTAATTTACATTGTGCTATTGACATGTGCCATGACGTCATGTGGGCCAATGCCTCGAGAATACGAGCCCCTTTGCCAGCGTGCAAAAAGCAgacaatttgaaaagatcTCAGGCACCGAGCATTAAGATCTAGAAGCAAGTGAAGATCTTCgagagaaggaagtgaCTAAGGTAGTCCATTGAAGGGATCTGCCAGTAGAAGCGATTTTCGCATGTAAAACCACAACACCAAGAAAACGACAATAATAAAAGCAATGAAATAAGTGGCATCGAAGCCGTTTTGTGACTCCGTAGTGTCTCCGAAAATGGTGCCGAAGCTCATCTCCTCTTTGTCAAGCGGCAATCTCAACGTTCCACTACGCTTTTTTAGGGAAGGGAAAATGGAAGCACACGGTGAGGGGGAACGAGGGACTGCAAGTAAGCTGCTGCATATGAATGCCACTATATTTCTGGGATTCGGTGGTACTCGGCCACTTGAGCCTAGTtacggttgcaaaaatgtcgtgGCTGGGGTCAGTAGATCTGCTACTTAATCTGCCACGTTTAGCTTTCCACACAGACGTCGAGGTTTAATGAAAATTACACCATTGTAATCAGAAACGCGAGACGATAATAATGGTACTCTTTTCATTgcaatttcatcaaaactCATCGAGTTGACTCGACCGTTGCTGAGGCagccacgacattgtcgcgTTCCCCACGAACCCACCCACAAGCCGAATTTTGCACCGTCTGTTTTCGAATTTAACAAAAATCCACTAAACAATGAAAATTGAGTGCTGCTGAGTGGACTTGGCTGTAACTTCGTGTCGTGGCTCGTGTCAGGGCCGGCGACAATCTCGATTCCAGGCTTGGTGTTCGTCATATGCGGCATTCGCTACCGCCACAGTGAGCAACAGAGGCGAAAAATGCCCCCGGGCAACAAAAGTAATAAAAAGGCAAGtctgaaaaagaaagttcCCGTCGATGTCGATGCCGATGCCGTTGTCGAAGGATGAAAGATCAAATATCCATAATTTTgtaatttttttccattGGCAGAGTTCTTTCTCGCCTCTCTCAATGCTCTCTCAATGCTCTCTCGCTTCTCTCTCACCTCTCTCACTTCGCTCTCACCACTCACATTTTGTTTCgccatttcttctctgcatTTGCTGGGACCATGCATACACTCAAGCCGCCTGCTCCATATCCAGTATTTTGTGCCTGCTTTTCAGCATTGTCTATAAATGGGCCCTTTCGCCCGTTGCTTTTGGGCATGCTCTATTTATCGCCGCTCCTGGCTGCAACACTCTTTGATTGAAacgttttgcaacctttTTGCACCTCTAGATTCGAGTGAATAGCAATAGAGATTGCAACCCAGAGATTTCCCCGTACTTTCAAACGTTGCAAAAGTTACCATTCCACCGTTGCACTTACCGTTGAAGTGCAAGGTGGCCCCATTCAGTTTTAAAGAAGTAAGGTTTGACAACCAAGACTTGTTTCTCTAGTTCTCAAGGATACCAGTCTGAAGGTATACCACATTTAGTGGTTGGCAATAACCTTTTGCAAATCCATACCATAGATCCACATTTCCAGCATCAACATATCTTACATCGACCGTTAGAATGTCTTTGGAtaaaaaggaagaggaatGGGACAAGATTTCCGAGGAAGTCTCGCCCGTGATCAACTACCAGAACTGCTCGTGGCAGAAAACCGCTGGCCTCTTGTTTCTGGAGTACATCTGCCTCGCCATCATGTCCTTCCCGTGGTCCTACTCGGTATTGGGCCTCATTCCTGGCTTGATACTCACCGTGGGCATATCATTAACATGTCTCTATACGGGTTGCATTATCACCGACTACTGTATCACGTACCCGGGAATCACCTCTGTGTGTGACGTGGGACAGCACATTTTCTGGAACTCCAGGTTCGTGTGGTACGCCACGGCCGTGATGTTCATTTGCAACAACACCTTGATTCTGGCTCTCCACGTTTTGGTGGGTGCAAAGTACTTCAGCACTATCACCGACAATTTCGACGGCGGCAAGATCTACGTGTGCCAGATAGCTTTCGCTGTGCTCAGCGGGTTCAtttgtttcttgttttCGCTTCCCAGAACCTTTC
This DNA window, taken from Candidozyma auris chromosome 7, complete sequence, encodes the following:
- the MON2 gene encoding Mon2p produces the protein MTTVGQLKHDLDVLLSECRRKHSDIRSAVEAALEQAKQVSPRTALNENENLQHKVCIPFMMAVGAGPKLMVHALSVLPRLIASKSLPEIFATDLLQSFYKNDVNSAPLECQLKILQTVPGLMQNYSIHGQSFLLLVAVLCSLMNSGSSAVSNTASAAMQQVFSSLYEKLRDHQQGDELSTVELADAGSEKPQTYQLDALEVECYRVFTDLSALISDDEVGYFDPDIQIRHVAVLEIIENVLSQNKSTFDAHPELIAVCRLKTFPALLRLVNSPTHSFPDVVRALRIIHLLMATQSHHLGMETEIVLSSTNHLLLDIDDESSRSSSVTNISGDGSSTATPFWVKILVLEMYKALFGNFDVLRRLYETHDKHETKKNVIKEVLVVLNHYLESNMPLLFSETHEQVPSADRAPLQRLSKQNATLKVSILDHLDKTDPPASVPPLYPAHLAYKVLISISDGVSEFVSNLSANSSSSNIEADVDFITTFNETIFPEVFKLFKKFLHCPTDSEYFHGVVRALQRYTHSVGLLGISQLREDLLLLISEHVLRDPNPMKTQKQANSNLLALGETIVDTISSTIQQSSPQNAQSAQFEESTPASSAPEDSAVQLGSRVFTSRQIMCFRALTNLAISLGLTLQDSWNILWITFQWVDYFLNGADDYSGYANNKDLRKVPEPQIGSQDALIIKNAKAKLLDSFSAYQSSSFEELVNVLTLLHNNKGRGTTLQPCPFNKSFFITQLVSISTAHPSLLLDNKAVWDHVIAYLTDMATDRSIQYHTRTFYVSSMNDIVVSVTKEGFSKKDNTDDLAEMSLNAFITFIKKLFVLPKPEELLVSNCETEMHLTVLTTLRSLIDEYDNRYKNCWGLVFSILRSVFQRTNAVQDKKLDEKTRLLISTSFDTLKLILDEFLISLPEEHLKTLIDTLVNFCSQEHDLNLSFSAVSYFWSISDSIRSHMDMVTSSADESTLKEAGNLQELENVLAKCDKNTIAFNQGLNIYLLARLSELSSDSRAQVREGAIQTLFQILDTHGKYLPSWQMVYDVVLPGVVDVSRWAETTTANHKDVIGTFNPILSGLVAVVNKYMLDFDDFGPIKFKFWARILDYFNNLLALNWKDLNLKIFQSFQDLLMPLPKLQRIPDEIVTSVFQFWVSVPIEYDFVNPDYQDSLAIFNKSFLSLYPISESRLSLEDVGKILSLLNQCARYPVLKPNSNDSERLTDIQKAVMENLQLLCSQERSDEFNSVVIQHLCIILCYPYQTRTRIERKLKSNFEGKLKIPSFTAISEAALELMTKKIYGLSNLTVLLPEQGLEKVVSSLIEAVSYKAQGRQGNEKPQWVKCNELIAYLAQRLMNENLNEIKGRNEVWYLMIDALTVCFEEAKPEEEYDTLKQFDTLSKTVLPVLLHGSTKQDAALQHTISQIHRQSYLYEFNNVEKELCEGSLERTISALTNFDFDESFGTTVALVPFRNRDIRLRCLRDLFTIASGNDRSSGVAYKFALARAAFTIRRVIAEQRLLRRRPMAKILEEELEVVLDGLSKMQETKSDKLQVINKLLSKMIPFAQNVDGTAKKLEKILLRASV
- the HMX1 gene encoding Hmx1p, producing MSLTEEEIIPHKTDVGALANRINMETRTLHNKIDKLVTLKFALALRDYKIYRQGLQSFYHVFAMVERQLHAQLAKNDEWSELLQKVWKPVIARSEPAQQDLLFYYNDRKEKFMNPIMPAQIEFVEHITKVTSEKPYLLFAYLHVMYLALFAGGRVMRSSISRATGLFPQKDGLNHDDIVKLGTNFFRFDVDDENTFRLLYKRDYELATRNALTEEQKLDIIEESKYIFQQNAKCVIELEHHNLTRIKKKWSYFFATRGYYVAIALFAIAALLVLSKLLRTLF
- the HBR1 gene encoding nucleoside-triphosphatase, producing the protein MTPKPTRYHPNIIITGTPGCGKTSLSRNLLQTLPKSDYKHYNISELAKERDCIESYDKERDTGVVDEDKLLDGLENDLRDGGAIVDWHCCDIFPKRLIDLVVVLRTETALLYDRLKERKYSDKKIEENMDCEIMEVILNDANQAYNEEIVITLNSNNDDDMKENQARIEAWIEMWRKDHEEGVTNEISEYYNDSEQEQSSEDGEDGSEGEDDDSSEEEGEEEEEEEEEEEEEEEEEEDEEEPAKKKKKV